The Brachyhypopomus gauderio isolate BG-103 chromosome 12, BGAUD_0.2, whole genome shotgun sequence genome window below encodes:
- the LOC143528092 gene encoding adenosine receptor A2b, whose product MSGLGNISSPGDVYNVALKNTDGLSLLEAHRPIKIGIILVLGIMITLGNIAVVTVISSAVPGWSRNSRYFLLSLTGADSAFGLIVMPLNLCVSLIKDYNDGPDPFCHIVAFCNATIYSTCMYTLASISLERYIAVFYPLQYSTILTRRRALLLIAFAWIVPPVLLVPISYPEGIIEVYFSTASLVCNPSYSSNVTYSLTLTGFIFFPCSAIMTFCNLRLWFAAKRQRMKLRKHRCASRSNVASRVLVPVMTVYYTCWTPCMVIMIYNATSGGGVPEWVEFVAVWLPTSNGFLNCIFYFWINQSFRRKFHVLLQRLCLGLCPGVGRLLGCAVPLETAVGPGWNDATTMHERSSSVSSTCTLLTIAVETYI is encoded by the exons ATGTCTGGACTGGGGAACATCTCATCTCCAGGCGATGTGTATAACGTAGCCCTTAAAAACACGGATGGACTGAGTTTACTAGAGGCTCATCGTCCAATCAAGATCGGAATAATATTGGTCTTGGGGATCATGATCACTTTGGGAAACATAGCTGTTGTAACTGTTATATCTTCTGCAGTGCCCGGGTGGTCGCGAAACTCTCGGTACTTTTTATTATCGTTAACCGGGGCCGATTCTGCATTTGGACTTATAGTTATGCCTCTAAACCTTTGCGTGAGTCTCATAAAAGACTACAATGATGGACCCGACCCGTTCTGTCACATTGTAGCGTTTTGCAACGCAACCATTTATTCGACGTGTATGTACACACTTGCTAGTATAAGTCTGGAGCGATATATCGCCGTGTTTTACCCGCTCCAGTACTCCACTATACTGACCCGGAGACGCGCCTTGCTGCTCATCGCCTTCGCCTGGATCGTCCCGCCCGTCCTGCTCGTGCCCATTTCGTACCCTGAAGGAATCATCGAGGTGTACTTTTCTACAGCCTCACTGGTCTGCAACCCGTCCTACTCGAGTAACGTCACCTACTCGCTGACCCTCACCGGGTTCATTTTCTTCCCGTGCTCGGCCATCATGACGTTCTGTAACCTCAGGCTGTGGTTCGCCGCAAAAAGACAGCGCATGAAGTTGAGGAAGCACAGGTGCGCCAGCAGGTCCAACGTGGCGTCGCGCGTGCTGGTCCCCGTGATGACCGTCTACTACACGTGCTGGACTCCCTGCATGGTCATCATGATATACAACG CAACTTCAGGCGGTGGTGTCCCAGAGTGGGTGGAGTTTGTTGCGGTGTGGTTGCCGACATCCAACGGCTTTCTCAACTGTATTTTTTACTTCTGGATTAATCAAAGCTTCAGGAGGAAGTTCCACGTTCTTCTTCAGCGTCTGTGTCTGGGGCTTTGCCCTGGAGTTGGGAGGCTCCTTGGGTGCGCCGTGCCTTTAGAAACTGCAGTGGGGCCTGGGTGGAATGACGCCACCACCATGCACGAGAGATCTTCCAGCGTGTCATCCACGTGCACTCTACTCACAATCGCTGTCGAGACCTACATCTGA